The genomic DNA ATCCCGCCATGCAGCGCTTCCTGCAGGAGGCCAATCCGTGGGCGCAGAACGCCATTACCGAACGCCTGCTGGAAGCGGCCGGCCGCGGCATGTGGGCCGAACCGAAGCCGGACACGTTGGAACGGCTGCGCCAGTTGTACCTGGACAGCGAAGCGCTGCTGGAAGCGCGCGGCGAGACAGCGCGCGGCAGCTGAGGACAAACCCATGAGCACCACCATCTTCCCGTTTGCCGCCATCGTCGGCCAGCAGCAGCTGCGCACCGCGCTGATGCTGTGCGCCGTCGATCCATCCATCGGCGGCGTCCTGATCCGCGGCGACAAGGGCACGGCCAAGAGCACTGCCGCGCGCGCGCTGGCAGCGGTCTTGCCGGCCGTCGCCCGCACGCCCGGCTGCGCGTTCAACTGCCCGCCGGGGGCGCCGTGCGAGCACTGTGGCGTGTGTGCCATCGGCACGCCGGTGCCGTCGGCCGTGCCGTTCGTGACCTTGCCGTTGGGCGCGACGGAAGACCGCGTGCTGGGCAGCCTGGACATCAGCCAGGCGCTGCAGGGTGGCGCGCGTACGTTCCAACCCGGCCTGCTGGCCGGCGCCCACCGCGGCCTGCTGTACATCGACGAAGTCAACCTGCTGGCCGACCACCTGGTGGACGTGCTGCTGGACGTGGCGGCGATGGGCGTCAACAGCGTGCAGCGCGAAGGCCTGGCCGTCACGCACCCGGCCCGCTTCACCTTGGTCGGCACGATGAACCTGGAAGAGGGCGACCTGCGGCCGCAGTTGCTGGACCGCTTCGGCCTGATGGTCGAGGTGACGGCGCCGCGCGACAAGGCCGAGCGGGCCGAGGTCGTGCGCCGCCGCATCGCCTTCGAGGCCGACCCGGCCGGCTTCGCGGCGCGCTGGCATGAGGAACAACAGGCGCTGCGGGCGCGCCTGGCGGCGGCGCAGGCGCTGCTGCCGGATGTCCAACTGGACGACGCGATGCTGGACCTGATCAGCCACCTGTGCTGCGAGTTCGACGTGGCCAGCCTGCGCGCCGACATCGTGCTGCACAAGACCTCGCGTGCGCTGGCCGCGCTGGACGGCCGTGCCGAGGTCACGCCGGGCGACCTGCGTGCGGCGGCCCAGCTGGTGCTGCCGCACCGGCGCCGCCGCAAGCCGTTCGAGCAACCGGGCCTGGACGACGACAAGCTGGACGAACTGCTGCGCGACGCCGTGCCGCCGCCGTCGAACGACGATGCCGGCGGGGAGGGCGAGGACGAGGACGAGGCGCCGCTCCAGGGCGGCGAGGAAGAGCAGGTGTTCGCGGCCGCCGCCAGCGGCGCCGCGCCCCGCATCGCCGTGGAAGCGGACAGCGCGTACGGCGCCGCTGGCCGGCGCAGCAGCGTCGCCCGCGCACCGCGTGGCCACGCGCTGCGTGCGGTGCCGGACGAGCAGCCGACCGCCATCGCCATCGGCGCCACCTTGCGCAGCGCCGCGCTGCGCGGCGGCACCAGCGTCACACGCGCCGACCTGCACCAGCAGGTGCGGGCCGGCACCAGCGCCAACCTGATCCTGTTCGTCGTCGATGCCTCCGGCTCGATGGCGGCGCAGCGGCGCATGGAGGCGCTCAAGGGCGCGGTGCTGAACCTGCTGACGGATGCCTACCAGCGCCGTGACCAGGTGGCCGTGGTCGCATTCCGCGGCCAGCAGGCCGAGTTGCTGCTGGCGCCCACGCGCAGCGTGGACCTGGCCGAGCAGCGCCTGCGCGAGCTGCCGACCGGCGGGCGCACGCCCTTGCCACATGCGCTGCAACTGGCCCTGCAGGCGATCCAGCGCGCCGACGCGGGCGGAACGCCGCTGCCCCCGCTGCTGGTCGTGCTGACGGACGGTCGCGCCAATGTGCCGCTGGCCGCTGGCGGCGACCCGTGGCGCGAAGCGCTGGCGCTGGCGGAGGAACTGGCGGCACGCCGCACGCCGGCCTTGGTGATCGACACGGAACAGGGCTACCTGCGCCTGGGCCGCGCTGCGCAGCTGGCCGAGGCGCTGGGGCCGACTGCCTGACCCTGGAAGAGCTGTCGGCCGACAGCCTGGCCCTGACGGTGCGTGCGCGCCTGGCGCAGTAAGCAAGGGAACAATAGACAAGTGGAGTTGCAATGATCGTATGTATCGGCGCGGGACCCGGCGACACGGGCTACCTGACGCAACGGGGCGCGGAGCTGATCCGCAATGCGGACGTGGTGGCAGGCTTCGACGCCGTACTGAATGTGGTGCGTGACCTGATTCCCGCCAACGCGCAGGTGATCGGCATGGGCTACCGCGACCAGGTCGCGCAGCTGGACAAGGTGGCGCTCGAACACCATGCCGGCAAGCGCTGCGTCGTCGTGTTCATGGGCGACATCCATTTCAGCGGCTTCCAGTACCTCGAGCGGGTCGAGCGCGCCTGCGGCCATCCGGTCGAATCGCTGCCCGGCATCTCGTCGGCGCAGATCCTGGCCTCGCGCGCCCGCGTGTGCTTCGACGAGACCACCTTCATCACGTTCCACCGCCGCGGCGACCTGACGCCGTTCAAGCGTCACCTGGTGCGCGTGCTGGAAGACCAGCGCAACGCCATCGTCATCCCATGCCCATGGGACGAGGCGCGCTCGTTCATGCCCTGGCATATCGCGGCCTACCTGATGGAGCAGGGCATCCCGGCCCATCACCCGGTCGAGGTATGGGAAAACCTGACGCGCGGCGAAGCCGAGTGGCATGGCACACTGGCCGAATGCGCCGAACACCGCTGCTCGGACATGAGCATCATGCTGATCCGCACGCTGGCGCCAATGGCCAGCCAGATCGAGCCGGCGCCATGAGCGGCACAACCGAACGCCTGGGCATCGTCGTGGCCGGCCACGGCAGTCGCGACCCGGACGCGGTGCGGGAGTTCGAGGCGCTGGTCGAGTTGATCCGCGCGCGCGCGCCGGGCGACATCGTCACGCACGGTTACCTGGAATTCGCCAGCCCGACGATCGCCGACGCGGCCGTCGCCAACGTCAACGCCGGCGCGCGCCAGATCGCGCTGGTGCCGGGCGTGCTGCTGGCGGCGCGCCATGCCAAGAACGACATGCCGGCTGAGATGCTGGCGCTGGCGCGCGACTTCCCGGATGTCGACTTCCATTTCGGCGCACCGATGAGCCTCGACCCGAAGCTGCTGCAACTGGCGCAGGAGCGCATCGTGGCGGCGGAAGCGGCATCGCCGCACACGGTGCGGCGCGACGAGACCTGCCTGGTCGTGGTCGGCCGCGGCACGACCGACCCGGATGCCAACGGCGAAGTGGCCAAGCTGGCACGCATGCTGGAAGAGGGCATGGGCTTCGGCGCCGCCTACGTCTGCTATTCCGGCACGGCCCAGCCGCTGGTGGCGGACGGCCTGCGCCGCGCCGCGCTGCTGGGCTACCGGCGCATGGTCGTGCTGCCGTTCTTCCTGTTCGACGGCGTGCTGGTGAAACGCATCTACGCCGCAGCCGATGCGCTGGCCGAGCGTGAGCCCGGCATCGAAGTACTGAAGGCGAGCTATTTCGGCGTCCATCCGCTGGTGGCGGACGTGATGATCGAGCGCGCCCGCGAGGCGGTGGCCGGGCGGGCGGCGATGAATTGCTCGCTGTGCAAGTACCGCGTGCAGATCGTCGGCTTCGAGCAGCAGGTGGGCGAGCCGCAGCGCGCCCACCACGTCGCCGTGCGCGGCCTGCTGGGCAAGGAGACGCCGCCAGCAGCGGTCACACCGGTCTACAACACCTATGTGCCGCACCCGATCGAGGCGGAGAGCTTCCGCATCATCGCCGAAGGGCGCGACTGGTCCACCTTCCCGCCGGAACAGCTGACGGTGCTGCAGCGTATCGTGCACACCTCCGGCGACTTCAACGCCGTCGACGATTTCTACTTCTCGGCCGGCGCGATCGACAGCGGCATCCGCGCGCTGCTGCGCTGCCGCCGCGTCGTCACGGACGTGACGATGGTGCAGACGGGCCTGAAGCGCGCGCTGCTGGAGGAGCTGGGCATCGACACGTGGTGCGGCGTGCACGACCGCGAGACGCACCTGATGGCCGAGCAGTACGGCATCACGCGCTCGGCGGCCGGCATCCGGCGCGCCTGGCAAAAGTTCGGCAACGACGTCTTGGTGGCCATCGGCGACGCGCCGACGGCGATCGCCGAGGCGGCGCGGCTGATCCGCGAGCACGGCTGGCGCCCGCAACTGGTCATCGGCCTGCCGGTGGGCTTTGTCGGCACGCGCGAAAGCAAGGACGAGCTGCGCCGCTGCCTGCAGGTGCCGCGCATCACCAACAGCGGCACGCGCGGCGGCTCGCCATGGGCGGCCAGTGTCGTCAACGGCCTGATGATCGACGCGCTGAACGGGCTGGCCAGCGGTGGCGCCGGCTGAACGCCGGCCGTTCGACCTGGCGATACCGGCGTCGAACGGGCTGCGGCGCGGGCGCACCACGGGCACTTGCGCCACGGCCGCCGTCAAGGCGGCGCTGCACCTGCTGCTGGACGGTGAACTGAAGCGCGAGGTGCGGGTCAGCCTGCCGGATGGCGTGCATTACCTTGTCGTGCCGATCATGCGCGTGCGGCGCCAGGGCGAGAGGGTGCGCGCGGAAGTCCTGAAGGACGGCGGCGACGATCCGGACAGCACGCATGGCGCCACCATCTTTGCCGAGGTGGCGCGCAACGACGTCGGCACTGTACGGTTTTTCGCCGGCCGTGGCGTCGGCACGGCGACCGCGCCGGGCCTGCGCGTGGCGGTGGGCGAACCGGCGATCAACCCTGTGCCGCGCCAGATGATGCGCCAGGCCGTGGCCGAGGTGGCGGAAACCGATGCGGGCTTTGACCTGACGATCGGCTGCGAGGAAGGCGAAACCATCGCGCCGAAGACGTTCAACCCGCGCCTGGGCATCGTCGGCGGCATTTCGATCCTGGGCACGTCCGGCATCGTCGAGCCGATGTCGCTGGCCACCTGGATCGCGTCGATCGAGGTCTACGTGCGGGTGGCGCTGGCCGGCGGCCCGGCACGGGTGGCCTACCTGCCCGGCAAGATCGGCCGCGAGTACGCGCGCGACGTGCTGGGATTGCCGGACGCACGCAGCGTACAGATCGCCAATTTCCTGGGCGACGCGCTGGACTTTACGGAACGGGCGCTGCGCGAGGGCGGACAGGAACTGGAGGAATTATGGCTGGCCGGGCATCCCGGCAAGCTGGCCAAGGTGCTGGACGGCTACTGGGACACGCATTCCAGCCGCAGCACGATGGCGATGGGCGGCGTGGCGCGCGTCGCCGCCGAATGGGGTTATGGGCCGCACACGGTGCGGCGGATCGAGGAAGCAAACACGGTGGAAGCGGCAATGGAGATTCTGAACGAGGCGGGTGACGCCAGCGCATTCTGGCGCGAGATGGAAGTGCGTATCGGCGCGCTGGCGCACGCGCGCGTGCCGTCGGTGCGGCGGCTGGAAGTCAGGCTGTTCGACCTGGCCGGCAACCTGCTGGGAGCGCGGCCATGACCGGGACGCTCATTGGGACATTCTACGGCGTGGGCGTCGGTCCCGGCCCGGCGGGCTACCTGCCGGTGGCGGCGCTGGAAGCGCTGCGCGCGGCCGACCTGATCTACGCGCCGCGCGCGCGCGGCGTGGCCGATTCGGTGGCGCTGCAATGCCTGGCCGGCACCGGCTTCACGCCGGCGCCCGACAAGCTGCGCGAGATCGAGTTCAACATGGACCCGGACCGCTCGGTGCTGAGCGAGCATTACGCCCAGCTGGCCGATGCGATCGCGCTGGAACTGCGCGCCGGCCGCGCGGTGGCGTATCTCACCATCGGCGACTCGATGACGTATTCGACCTACGGCTACGTGCTGGCGGCGCTGCGCGCCCGCATCCCCGACCTGCCGCAACGCACCTTCCCCGGCGTGACCAGCTACGCGGCGGCGGCGGCCGCACTGGCCTGGCCGCTGGGCGAGGGCAAGGAGCGCGTGCTGATCCTGCCGTGCCCGGAAAGCGCCGACGAATTGCGGCGCGAGATCGAAACGCATGACATCGTGGTGCTGATGAAGGTGGGCGCACGCCTGCCGTGGGTGCTGGACCTGCTGAGGGAGATGGGCATCGCCCAGCACTGTGCCTTCGCGCGCCGTATCGGCCTGCCGGGCGAACTGCTGTCGACCGACGTTGGCGGCCTGGTCGCCGACGATGCGATGGGTTACCTGGCCACCCTGCTGGTGCGGCGCAAGCCCTCCGTTCAACGTTAAGGACAATCCCATGAAAGTCTATTTCATCGGCGCCGGCCCCGGCGCGGCCGACCTGATCACCTTGCGCGGCGCGCGCCTGCTGGGCAGCGTGGACATGGTGCTGTACGCCGGTTCGCTGGTGCCCGTCGAGATGCTGCAGCACTGCCGCCCCGACACGGAGCTGATCGACACGGCGCAGCTGGACCTGGAACAGCAGCAGGCCTGCTACGTGCGTGCGCGCGATGCGGGGATCGACGTGGTGCGGCTGCACTCGGGCGATCCGGCCATCTACGGCGCGACCGCCGAGCAGATGCGCCGCCTCGACGCGCTGGGCATCGCCTACGAGATCGTGCCGGGCGTGTCGTCGTTCACCGCGGCGGCGGCGGCCATCGGCGCCGAGCTGACCAAGCCGGAGGTGTCGCAAAGCGTGATCCTGACGCGCGTGTCGGGCCGGGCATCGGCGGTGCCGGAACTGGAATCGATCGCGCGCCTGGCCGAGCACCGCGCCACCATGTGCATCTTCCTGTCCGGCCCCCATCTGAAAAAGATCGTCGGCGACCTGCTGCTGCATTATCCGCCCGGGACGCCGGTGCGCCTGGTGTACCGCGCCACCTGGCCCGAGCAGCGCGTGTACGAAGGCACTCTCGGCACCGTGCTGGAGGAAACCAAGCGCGGCGCGTGGAACCTGACCACGATGATGCTGGTGGGCGCCGCGCTGGACCGCGGCGTGGCGGCCGAATCGAGCCTGTATTCGAAGGACTTCACGCACCTGTTCCGGGTGGTGAAGAAGCAGGGGAAAGAGCAAGACCAAGAGCCCGAGCAGGAGCGCGCGTGACGCCAGGCCCCGGCATCTGGCTGGTGCGCACCGAGGCCGAGCCGCTGGCGCGGGTGCTGCAGGCGCGCCTGGGCGGCACGATCCACCGGCCGTGGTTGCAGGGCGACGTGGCGCAGAAGACGCTGTTCGCCCAGTGCTGGCGTGAACACGCCCAGTGGATCGTGGTGGCGGCGACCGGCATTGCCGTGCGCTTCCTGTCCGGGCTGCCGGCCGACAAGCACAGCGATCCCGCTGTCGTCGTGCTGGACGAAGCGGGGCGCCATGCCATCGCGCTGCTGGGCGGGCATGAAGGCGGCGCCAATGCGCTGGCCTATCGCGTGGCCAATGCGGTGGGGGCGGTACCCGTCGTGACGACGGCCACCGAGGCCGTCAAGCCGCTGACGGTCGGCATCGGCTGTCGCAAGGGCGTGCCGGCCGAGCGCATCGCAGCCGCCGTGCTGCATGCGCTGGGCAGCGCGGGGCTGGCGCTCGACGCGGTGCGCGAGGTGGCCACCGTCGATCTGAAGGGCGAGGAAGCCGGATTGCTGGCGTTCTGCGAGCAGCACCGGCTGCCGCTGCGGGTGCTGGCGCGCGCCGAGCTGGCCGCGCGGCCATGGGTGAGCCGGCCGTCCGACTGGGTGCGGCAGAACGTGGGACTGGACGGCGTGTGCGAGCCGGCGGCCCTGGTGGCCAGCCCGCGCGGCGCGCTGGTGGTACCGAAAACGAGCCTGGACGGCGTGGCCGTCGCGGTGGTGATGGACAAGAACGATTGGATGGACAAGCAATGACTGGTGTATTGAACCTGGTATCGGTGGGCCCCGGCTTCGAGGAGCTGATCGCGCCGCGTGCCGTGGCGGCGCTGAAGGACAGCGACGTGATCGTCGCATACGAGTTGTACCTGCGCTGGGTGGCGCCGCACATCGAGGGCAAGGAGATTCATTCGCCGCCGCTGACGCAGGAGCGCGAGCGCGCGCTGCTGGCGATCGAGCGCGCCCGCGCGGGCGAAAAAGTAGCGCTGATCTCCAGCGGCGACATCGGCATCTACGCGATGGCGGCGCTGGCCTTCGAGGAAATGCGCGAGGACGATACCTTCGACGTCAACGTGGTACCCGGCATCACCTCGGCCAATGCCTGCGCTTCGCTGCTGGGTTCCCCCTGTCGCACGACTTCGCCACCCTCAGCCTGTCCGACCTGTTGTGCCCCTGGGAGTGGATCGAGCACCGCGCGCGCCACATCGCCCAGGCCGACCTGGCCTGCGTGATGTACAACGTGCAGAGCGCCAGCCGGCAGCAGGGCGTCTACCGCGTGCTGGAGCTGATGCTGGAATCGAAGGCGCCCGGCACGCTGTGCGGCGTGGTGCGCAACGCCTATCGCCCCGACCAGAAAGTCGAGGTGCACCGGCTGGACGAACTGCCGGGCCTGAAGTTCGACATGCTGACGTCCCTCGTCATCGGCAACCGCTTCACGGCGCGAAAGCGCGGCTGGATCTACACGCCGCGCGGCTACAACGACTGGTCGCAGGCGGCCGCCGCGCCGGCGCCGGCCGAGCAGGAGCTGCCGGCCGGTGCCGCGTGGGTATTCTCGGGCACCAGCGACGGCAATGCACTGGCGGCGCAACTGGCGGCGCACATGCCGGTGGTGGTCTCGGCGGCCAGCGATCATGGCGGCGCCATCGCACGGCAGGATTGCCCCGGCGCCGTGGTGTGGGCCGGACGGCAGGGCGTGGAGGCGCGGCGGCAGGTGCTGGCGGCGCGGCAAGCGCGCGTGCTGGTCGATGCCACGCATCCGTATGCCAGCGCCATGTCGGCCCAGTTGATCGGCCTGGCGCGCGAGCTGGACATCCCGTACTTGCGCTTCGAGCGTCCAGCCAGCTGGCAGCAGGGCGACGGCACCTTGTGCGCGTCGATGGAGGAGGCGGCCGCGCAGGCGATCGCGCGCGGCCGGCGCATCTTCCTGGCGACGGGATCGAAGGACATCGCCACCTTCACCAACGCGGCGGGCGCTGGCGAACGCGAATGGTTCGTGCGCCAGACCGCGGAGCCGGCGCTGATCGAACGGGCCATCGCGCAGGGCATCCCGCGCGAGCGCATCTGCGCGATGCAGGGCCCGTTCTCGCAAGATTTCAATGAGGCGCTGTGGCGCGATTGGGGCATCGATTGCGTTGTCACCAAGGATTCCGGCGATGCCGGCGGCTACCGGGCCAAGGTGGCGGCGGCGCGCGCGCTGGGTGTCGAGCTGCTGGTGGTGGCGCGTCCCGTGCTCGATTATCCGGCCCAGGTGGCGGATGCGGCCGGGGTGCTGGCCTTCCTGGCGCGGCAGGGCAAGGCATGAAGCAGCCGATTCCCGTCACGATCGTCACCGGTTTTCTCGGGGCCGGCAAGACCACGCTGCTGCGCAGCCTGGTCGAGAAGCGCCAGGCGCGCCGGTTGGCGCTCTTGATCAACGAATTCGGCGAGATCGCCGTCGACGGCGCGCTGGCGCGCGATGCGGCGGCAAGCGATCCGCACGTGCAGGTGGAGGATTTCGCACACGGCCTGATCGCCTACGGCGACGACGAGCGTTTCGTGCCCGCCATGCAGGCGATCGCGGCGCGCCGTGCGCAGGTCGACCACGTGTTGATCGAGACTTCCGGCCTGGCGCTGCCGACAGCCGCGATGGAGCTGCTGCAAAGCGCGGCGCTGGCCGACGACTTCATCCTTGACGCGACGCTGGCCGTGGTGGATACGCCGCTGCTGCTGGAGCGCGCCTTCGACGACGGCGCGCCGGCCACGATGTTCGAGCAGCAGCTGGCCGCGGCGGACGTCGTCGTGCTGAACAAGATCGACGGACTGGACGAGGAGGCGCTGCTGCGCGCGGAAGGCGCCGTGCGCGCCCGCGCGCCGAACGTGCGCTTCCTCGAGCTGGCCTACGACGCGCAGCTGGACATCCGCCTGGCGCTGGGCCTGCGGCTGCACCAGCCGACGCGCACCGAGCATACCCACTTCACGCCGGTGGCGACGATGCCGGGGCCGGGCGCGGCGCCGCTGGCGGCGCAGTACCGCCTGAACGGCCACGCCCATTCGGGCCTGGGGGCGCACAGCCACGGGCTGGCCACGCACAAGCATTTCCATGAGCAGGACCCGGGCTGGCTGTCGTTCGTGCTGAAGTGCGACGCGGCGCAGGACCCGGACAAGCTGCAGGCCGCGCTGGTGGAAGCCGCGCGCGCCGAGCCGCTGCTGCGCTGCAAGGGCTATGT from Pseudoduganella armeniaca includes the following:
- a CDS encoding cobalt-precorrin-7 (C(5))-methyltransferase, which encodes MIVCIGAGPGDTGYLTQRGAELIRNADVVAGFDAVLNVVRDLIPANAQVIGMGYRDQVAQLDKVALEHHAGKRCVVVFMGDIHFSGFQYLERVERACGHPVESLPGISSAQILASRARVCFDETTFITFHRRGDLTPFKRHLVRVLEDQRNAIVIPCPWDEARSFMPWHIAAYLMEQGIPAHHPVEVWENLTRGEAEWHGTLAECAEHRCSDMSIMLIRTLAPMASQIEPAP
- a CDS encoding precorrin-8X methylmutase, with product MSGTTERLGIVVAGHGSRDPDAVREFEALVELIRARAPGDIVTHGYLEFASPTIADAAVANVNAGARQIALVPGVLLAARHAKNDMPAEMLALARDFPDVDFHFGAPMSLDPKLLQLAQERIVAAEAASPHTVRRDETCLVVVGRGTTDPDANGEVAKLARMLEEGMGFGAAYVCYSGTAQPLVADGLRRAALLGYRRMVVLPFFLFDGVLVKRIYAAADALAEREPGIEVLKASYFGVHPLVADVMIERAREAVAGRAAMNCSLCKYRVQIVGFEQQVGEPQRAHHVAVRGLLGKETPPAAVTPVYNTYVPHPIEAESFRIIAEGRDWSTFPPEQLTVLQRIVHTSGDFNAVDDFYFSAGAIDSGIRALLRCRRVVTDVTMVQTGLKRALLEELGIDTWCGVHDRETHLMAEQYGITRSAAGIRRAWQKFGNDVLVAIGDAPTAIAEAARLIREHGWRPQLVIGLPVGFVGTRESKDELRRCLQVPRITNSGTRGGSPWAASVVNGLMIDALNGLASGGAG
- the cbiD gene encoding cobalt-precorrin-5B (C(1))-methyltransferase CbiD, giving the protein MAPAERRPFDLAIPASNGLRRGRTTGTCATAAVKAALHLLLDGELKREVRVSLPDGVHYLVVPIMRVRRQGERVRAEVLKDGGDDPDSTHGATIFAEVARNDVGTVRFFAGRGVGTATAPGLRVAVGEPAINPVPRQMMRQAVAEVAETDAGFDLTIGCEEGETIAPKTFNPRLGIVGGISILGTSGIVEPMSLATWIASIEVYVRVALAGGPARVAYLPGKIGREYARDVLGLPDARSVQIANFLGDALDFTERALREGGQELEELWLAGHPGKLAKVLDGYWDTHSSRSTMAMGGVARVAAEWGYGPHTVRRIEEANTVEAAMEILNEAGDASAFWREMEVRIGALAHARVPSVRRLEVRLFDLAGNLLGARP
- the cobI gene encoding precorrin-2 C(20)-methyltransferase; amino-acid sequence: MTGTLIGTFYGVGVGPGPAGYLPVAALEALRAADLIYAPRARGVADSVALQCLAGTGFTPAPDKLREIEFNMDPDRSVLSEHYAQLADAIALELRAGRAVAYLTIGDSMTYSTYGYVLAALRARIPDLPQRTFPGVTSYAAAAAALAWPLGEGKERVLILPCPESADELRREIETHDIVVLMKVGARLPWVLDLLREMGIAQHCAFARRIGLPGELLSTDVGGLVADDAMGYLATLLVRRKPSVQR
- the cobM gene encoding precorrin-4 C(11)-methyltransferase; its protein translation is MKVYFIGAGPGAADLITLRGARLLGSVDMVLYAGSLVPVEMLQHCRPDTELIDTAQLDLEQQQACYVRARDAGIDVVRLHSGDPAIYGATAEQMRRLDALGIAYEIVPGVSSFTAAAAAIGAELTKPEVSQSVILTRVSGRASAVPELESIARLAEHRATMCIFLSGPHLKKIVGDLLLHYPPGTPVRLVYRATWPEQRVYEGTLGTVLEETKRGAWNLTTMMLVGAALDRGVAAESSLYSKDFTHLFRVVKKQGKEQDQEPEQERA
- a CDS encoding cobalamin biosynthesis protein, with protein sequence MTPGPGIWLVRTEAEPLARVLQARLGGTIHRPWLQGDVAQKTLFAQCWREHAQWIVVAATGIAVRFLSGLPADKHSDPAVVVLDEAGRHAIALLGGHEGGANALAYRVANAVGAVPVVTTATEAVKPLTVGIGCRKGVPAERIAAAVLHALGSAGLALDAVREVATVDLKGEEAGLLAFCEQHRLPLRVLARAELAARPWVSRPSDWVRQNVGLDGVCEPAALVASPRGALVVPKTSLDGVAVAVVMDKNDWMDKQ
- a CDS encoding CobW family GTP-binding protein, whose protein sequence is MKQPIPVTIVTGFLGAGKTTLLRSLVEKRQARRLALLINEFGEIAVDGALARDAAASDPHVQVEDFAHGLIAYGDDERFVPAMQAIAARRAQVDHVLIETSGLALPTAAMELLQSAALADDFILDATLAVVDTPLLLERAFDDGAPATMFEQQLAAADVVVLNKIDGLDEEALLRAEGAVRARAPNVRFLELAYDAQLDIRLALGLRLHQPTRTEHTHFTPVATMPGPGAAPLAAQYRLNGHAHSGLGAHSHGLATHKHFHEQDPGWLSFVLKCDAAQDPDKLQAALVEAARAEPLLRCKGYVQAAGAEEPVLVQGVRTRFALTPAPSATRARSQLVFIGYHLSRARIAALLAARTGCAWR